A genomic window from Nocardioides rotundus includes:
- a CDS encoding alpha/beta fold hydrolase: protein MPRRDHRIDVPLDHADPGGETIGLYAREVWREGGETLPFLVYLQGGPGSESPRPNPWDQPAWIDRALRDFRLILLDQRGTGRSTPIGGIDRIPGDTVQEKAERLTHYRADAIVRDCELLREHLGADRWSLLGQSFGGFTSTTYLCLAPDSLAAVHITGGLPAVGVPADTVYSATYAVMREKSQRYFDRHPGDRDRFRAALDLARDGAITLPGGDRLTPELLRTIGSNLGMDGGAERLHFLLELDPMAPAFAHDVHALLPFSARNPIYTFLHESSCTDGGASGWSAQRVRPDDFEADELLLTGEHIYPWHFEQRGALRQYADLADLLAAHEWPRLYDEEALRRADVPVAACVYYDDAFVDRELSLRTAGLLPRVHPWITNEHEHNGLRTSGESVLDRLIGLAKGL from the coding sequence CCGGCGGCGAGACGATCGGCCTCTACGCCCGCGAGGTGTGGCGCGAGGGCGGGGAGACGCTGCCGTTCCTCGTCTACCTCCAGGGCGGGCCCGGCTCGGAGAGCCCTCGACCGAACCCGTGGGACCAGCCGGCCTGGATCGACAGGGCGCTGCGGGACTTCCGGCTGATCCTGCTCGACCAGCGCGGCACCGGGCGCTCCACGCCGATCGGCGGCATCGACCGGATCCCCGGCGACACGGTGCAGGAGAAGGCCGAGCGCCTCACCCACTACCGCGCGGACGCGATCGTCCGCGACTGCGAGCTGCTGCGCGAGCACCTGGGCGCGGATCGGTGGAGCCTGCTCGGCCAGTCCTTCGGCGGCTTCACCTCCACGACGTACCTCTGCCTGGCCCCCGACAGCCTCGCCGCGGTGCACATCACCGGCGGGCTGCCGGCCGTCGGGGTGCCCGCCGACACCGTCTACTCGGCGACCTACGCGGTAATGCGGGAGAAGTCGCAGCGCTACTTCGACCGTCACCCCGGCGACCGCGACCGCTTCCGTGCCGCGCTCGACCTGGCCCGCGACGGCGCGATCACCCTCCCCGGCGGCGATCGCCTGACGCCGGAGCTGCTGCGCACCATCGGCAGCAACCTCGGCATGGACGGCGGCGCGGAGCGGCTGCACTTCCTGCTCGAGCTCGACCCGATGGCGCCCGCGTTCGCGCACGACGTGCACGCGCTCCTCCCCTTCAGCGCGCGCAACCCGATCTACACCTTCCTGCACGAGTCCTCCTGCACCGACGGCGGCGCGAGCGGCTGGTCGGCACAGCGGGTCCGGCCCGACGACTTCGAGGCCGACGAGCTGCTGCTGACCGGCGAGCACATCTACCCGTGGCACTTCGAGCAGCGGGGCGCGCTGCGTCAGTACGCCGACCTCGCGGACCTCCTGGCGGCGCACGAGTGGCCCCGGCTCTACGACGAGGAGGCGCTGCGTCGGGCCGACGTACCCGTGGCGGCGTGCGTCTACTACGACGACGCGTTCGTGGACCGCGAGCTGTCGCTGCGCACCGCCGGCCTGCTGCCGCGCGTGCATCCGTGGATCACCAACGAGCACGAGCACAACGGGCTGCGCACCTCCGGCGAGAGCGTGCTGGACCGGCTGATCGGGCTGGCGAAGGGGCTCTGA
- a CDS encoding enolase C-terminal domain-like protein: protein MTATIAKVEVVPVAGHDSMLLNLSGAHGPFFTRNLAIVTDSEGREGVGEVPGGEAIAATIADAADLLVGRPVLRYRSLLREVATAYADRDAGGRGLQTFDLRTTVHAVTALESALLDLAGQSQGVPVAELLGDGQQRETVPMLGYLFYVGDSDRTDLPYLREPAGADDWERLRREEALTPEAVVRLAEAARDRYGFADFKLKGGVLPGEEEVAAVTALHERFPDARITLDPNGGWLLADAVRLLRDAGDVLAYAEDPCGAEGGFSGREVMAEFKRATGLRTATNMIATDWRQMAHAVRTDAVDIPLADPHFWTMAGSVRVAQLCHDFGLTWGSHSNNHFDVSLAMFTHVGAAAPGEITALDTHWIWQDGQGLTVDPLRIEGGAIRVPTEPGLGVTLDRDRVAEAHELYRAHGLGARDDAAAMQYLVPDWAFDPKRPCLVR, encoded by the coding sequence GTGACCGCCACCATCGCGAAGGTCGAGGTCGTGCCGGTCGCCGGGCACGACTCGATGCTGCTGAACCTCAGCGGCGCGCACGGCCCGTTCTTCACCCGGAACCTCGCCATCGTCACCGACTCCGAGGGTCGCGAGGGCGTCGGCGAGGTCCCGGGCGGCGAGGCGATCGCCGCCACCATCGCCGACGCCGCCGACCTGCTCGTCGGCCGGCCGGTGCTGCGCTACCGCTCGCTGCTGCGGGAGGTGGCGACGGCGTACGCCGACCGCGACGCCGGCGGCCGGGGCCTGCAGACCTTCGACCTGCGCACCACCGTGCACGCGGTGACCGCGCTGGAGTCCGCCCTGCTCGACCTGGCCGGTCAATCGCAGGGTGTCCCGGTTGCGGAGCTGCTCGGCGACGGCCAGCAGCGCGAGACGGTGCCGATGCTGGGCTACCTGTTCTACGTCGGCGACTCCGACCGCACCGACCTGCCCTACCTCCGCGAGCCGGCCGGCGCCGACGACTGGGAGCGGCTGCGACGCGAGGAGGCGCTGACCCCCGAGGCCGTCGTACGCCTCGCCGAGGCCGCCCGCGACCGCTACGGCTTCGCCGACTTCAAGCTCAAGGGCGGCGTGCTGCCCGGTGAGGAGGAGGTCGCCGCGGTCACCGCGCTGCACGAGCGCTTCCCCGACGCGCGGATCACCCTCGACCCCAACGGCGGGTGGCTGCTGGCCGACGCCGTCCGGCTGCTGCGCGATGCCGGCGACGTGCTCGCCTATGCCGAGGACCCGTGCGGCGCCGAGGGCGGGTTCTCCGGTCGCGAGGTGATGGCGGAGTTCAAGCGCGCGACCGGGCTGCGGACGGCGACCAACATGATCGCCACCGACTGGCGGCAGATGGCGCACGCGGTGCGGACCGACGCGGTCGACATCCCGCTGGCCGACCCGCACTTCTGGACCATGGCCGGGTCGGTCCGGGTGGCCCAGCTCTGCCACGACTTCGGGCTCACCTGGGGCTCGCACTCCAACAACCACTTCGACGTGTCGCTGGCGATGTTCACCCACGTCGGCGCGGCCGCGCCGGGGGAGATCACCGCGCTGGACACCCACTGGATCTGGCAGGACGGACAGGGCCTCACCGTCGACCCGCTGCGGATCGAGGGCGGCGCCATCCGGGTGCCGACCGAGCCAGGCCTGGGCGTGACCCTGGACCGGGACCGGGTGGCCGAGGCGCACGAGCTCTATCGAGCGCACGGCCTCGGCGCGCGCGACGACGCGGCGGCGATGCAGTACCTCGTGCCCGACTGGGCCTTCGACCCCAAGCGGCCCTGCCTGGTGCGCTGA